From the genome of Bradyrhizobium elkanii USDA 76, one region includes:
- a CDS encoding DJ-1/PfpI family protein: MIAHDVHLRIGSLLFEGVDQIDLTGPFEVLSRIPNSTCRIYGKTAEPVRDIKGLRLTPDATLADAPPLDVLHVPGGFGQEALMEDAEVLGWISRQAAGGCRIFSVCTGALLCGAAGLLKGRRATTHWASLHLLPFFGAVSVNERVVIDGSYIFAAGVTSGIDGALRLAAELRGDDAARSIQLYMAYAPEPPFDSGTPETAPPAILQQARQAVRAITAQREETARRVAARLGVVVQGV; encoded by the coding sequence ATGATTGCTCACGATGTTCATCTGCGGATCGGTTCGCTGCTGTTCGAAGGCGTCGATCAAATCGATTTGACCGGGCCGTTCGAGGTGCTGTCACGGATTCCGAATTCGACCTGCCGCATCTACGGCAAGACCGCCGAGCCGGTCCGCGACATCAAGGGATTGCGGCTGACACCGGACGCGACGCTGGCCGATGCGCCGCCGCTCGATGTGTTGCATGTGCCGGGCGGGTTCGGTCAGGAAGCCCTGATGGAAGATGCGGAGGTGCTCGGCTGGATCAGCCGGCAGGCGGCGGGCGGATGCCGCATCTTCTCGGTCTGTACCGGTGCCCTGCTGTGCGGAGCGGCCGGCCTGTTGAAGGGACGCAGGGCCACGACGCATTGGGCCTCGCTGCATCTGTTGCCGTTCTTCGGCGCTGTTTCCGTGAATGAGCGCGTGGTGATCGACGGCAGCTACATCTTTGCCGCCGGCGTGACCTCAGGCATCGACGGAGCGTTGCGGCTGGCCGCTGAATTGCGCGGCGACGATGCCGCGCGATCGATCCAGCTCTATATGGCCTATGCACCGGAGCCGCCGTTCGACAGCGGCACGCCGGAGACGGCGCCGCCCGCGATCCTTCAACAGGCCCGGCAAGCCGTGCGCGCGATCACGGCGCAGCGGGAAGAAACCGCGCGCCGCGTCGCGGCGAGGCTGGGCGTCGTCGTGCAAGGAGTCTGA
- a CDS encoding GlxA family transcriptional regulator gives MTPTSPRFSPNRRRSIEVLAYPAVQLLDVTGPLQVFASANALATKAGNAEPYDVRVVAKDGPNVESSAGVGLAVHPLPAIDTAVDTLVIPGGDGVNAAAADAVLVDWVRERAGQARRTASVCTGAFLLAASGALDGRRAVTHWQFCAELAERFPDVHVEPDPIFVRDGSFWTSAGVTSGIDLALALVEEDLGRTAALAVARYLVVFFKRPGGQAQFSEILSLQATDDRFSVLHDWISNHLAGDLSLSTLAKQAGMSERSFSRHYAEATGLTPARAIERLRVEGARHLLSETRLPIKRISQRCGFGSEETMRRSFLRLLSTTPQDYRARFAG, from the coding sequence ATGACGCCAACCAGCCCACGTTTTTCGCCAAACCGCCGCCGCTCGATCGAAGTGCTGGCCTATCCGGCCGTGCAGCTGCTCGACGTCACCGGACCGTTGCAGGTGTTCGCGTCCGCCAATGCGCTGGCGACAAAGGCTGGCAACGCCGAGCCATATGACGTCCGCGTCGTTGCAAAGGATGGCCCGAACGTCGAGTCATCCGCAGGCGTCGGGCTCGCGGTGCATCCGCTGCCCGCGATCGACACCGCGGTCGACACGCTGGTGATTCCGGGCGGCGACGGCGTCAACGCCGCGGCGGCCGATGCCGTCCTGGTGGACTGGGTGCGCGAACGCGCCGGGCAGGCGCGCCGCACCGCATCGGTCTGCACCGGCGCGTTCCTGCTCGCCGCATCCGGCGCCCTCGATGGCCGCCGCGCCGTGACCCATTGGCAATTTTGCGCAGAGCTCGCCGAGCGCTTTCCCGATGTCCACGTCGAGCCCGATCCGATCTTCGTGCGCGACGGTTCGTTCTGGACATCGGCCGGCGTCACCTCCGGCATCGATCTGGCGCTGGCGCTGGTGGAGGAGGATCTCGGCCGCACCGCGGCGCTTGCCGTCGCCCGTTATCTCGTGGTGTTTTTCAAGCGGCCGGGCGGACAGGCGCAATTCAGCGAAATCCTGTCACTGCAGGCAACCGACGACAGGTTCAGCGTGCTGCACGACTGGATCAGCAACCATCTGGCCGGCGACCTCTCGCTGTCGACGCTGGCGAAACAGGCCGGCATGAGCGAGCGCAGCTTCAGCCGCCATTACGCTGAAGCGACCGGCTTGACGCCGGCGCGCGCGATCGAGCGGCTCCGGGTCGAGGGCGCGCGGCATCTGCTCTCGGAAACGCGCCTGCCGATCAAGCGCATCTCGCAGCGCTGCGGCTTTGGGTCCGAGGAGACGATGCGCCGCAGCTTCCTGCGCCTGCTGTCGACCACGCCGCAGGACTACCGCGCCAGATTTGCGGGCTAG
- a CDS encoding carboxymuconolactone decarboxylase family protein: MARFPVHTLESAPEASKPVLREVEARFGMIPNLAAAMATSPVLIQSFIGIFDKVHGGSFTEQQIQTVLLTDAVTNGCAWAVALHSALGLQAGLDPADVDAMRAGRSPTDKTLGALSTLARSLIEKRGRLDDEEIERFLAAGFYKDLVLEVITIVAASTITNYTGSVTNPPLEAALQECAWKG, encoded by the coding sequence ATGGCGCGCTTTCCTGTCCATACGCTCGAGTCTGCCCCTGAAGCCTCGAAGCCTGTCCTGCGCGAGGTCGAGGCGCGGTTTGGCATGATCCCGAACCTTGCGGCGGCGATGGCGACGTCGCCGGTGCTGATCCAGAGCTTCATCGGCATCTTCGACAAGGTTCACGGCGGCAGCTTCACCGAGCAGCAGATCCAGACCGTACTGCTCACCGACGCGGTGACCAATGGCTGCGCCTGGGCGGTCGCGCTGCATTCCGCGCTCGGCTTGCAGGCTGGGCTCGATCCGGCCGATGTCGATGCGATGCGTGCCGGCCGCTCGCCTACCGACAAGACGCTCGGCGCGCTCTCGACGCTGGCGCGGTCGCTGATCGAAAAGCGCGGGCGGCTCGACGATGAGGAGATCGAACGATTCCTGGCGGCCGGGTTCTACAAGGACCTCGTGCTCGAGGTGATCACCATCGTGGCGGCGTCGACCATCACCAACTACACCGGCAGCGTCACCAATCCGCCGCTGGAGGCGGCGTTGCAGGAATGTGCCTGGAAGGGTTGA
- a CDS encoding LysR family transcriptional regulator: MIELRHLRYAVAVAEEGHITRAAARLGIQQPPLSQQIRALETAIGAPLFRRQPRGVELTAAGRAFVGKARAILRDAELAVEAARRASRGQEGQLAIGFTSSAAFHPFVTGVMREMRERAPAITLSLEEASTGELIAAVEADRLDAAFVRAPSERLENLTITHLLDEEMVVALPDHHPRARKDTRRRISLASLADEPLILYRRPTGPGLYDSIIAACRAAGFSPKVAQEATRMVSTLSLVAAGLGISIVPESMARLETAGVSYLRLDRATGLAAPLALARKKGPAAGTLGRLLGIVTRRVKDRAGG; this comes from the coding sequence ATGATCGAACTGCGCCATCTCCGCTATGCCGTCGCGGTCGCCGAGGAAGGCCATATCACCCGCGCCGCCGCGCGACTCGGCATCCAGCAGCCGCCGCTGAGCCAGCAGATCCGCGCGCTGGAAACCGCGATCGGCGCGCCATTGTTTCGCCGGCAGCCGCGCGGGGTCGAGCTGACCGCCGCCGGCCGTGCCTTTGTCGGCAAAGCGCGTGCGATCCTGCGCGATGCCGAGCTCGCGGTGGAAGCCGCACGCCGCGCGAGCCGCGGCCAGGAAGGCCAGCTGGCGATCGGTTTCACCTCATCGGCCGCATTCCATCCCTTCGTCACCGGGGTGATGCGCGAAATGCGCGAGCGCGCGCCGGCGATCACGCTGTCGCTGGAAGAAGCCTCGACCGGCGAACTGATCGCAGCCGTCGAGGCCGATCGGCTCGATGCCGCATTCGTGCGTGCGCCAAGCGAGCGGCTGGAGAACCTCACGATCACGCATCTGCTCGACGAGGAGATGGTGGTCGCACTGCCGGACCATCATCCGCGCGCCCGCAAGGACACCCGCCGGCGGATTTCGCTGGCCTCGCTCGCCGACGAGCCGCTGATCCTCTACCGCCGTCCGACCGGGCCTGGCCTCTATGACAGCATCATCGCCGCCTGTCGCGCCGCAGGCTTCAGCCCGAAGGTGGCGCAGGAGGCGACGCGGATGGTGTCGACGCTGAGCCTGGTCGCGGCCGGGCTCGGCATTTCGATCGTGCCGGAATCGATGGCGCGGCTCGAGACCGCCGGCGTGTCCTATCTTCGCCTCGACCGCGCCACCGGCCTCGCCGCGCCGCTGGCGCTGGCGCGCAAGAAGGGCCCCGCCGCCGGCACGCTCGGCCGCCTGCTCGGGATCGTGACGCGGCGGGTGAAGGACCGCGCCGGCGGTTAG
- a CDS encoding chromate transporter, which translates to MDAIPAAQTTKHVAPDVGELFTGFFILGLTGFGGVLPLARHMMVEKRGWLTGAEFTDLLGLCQFLPGGNIINMSVAVGLKFRGIPGAFAAILGLIAVPTAVVIGLGVIYGRFADDPVVRHLFGGLAAAAAGLLISTAIKIAWPLRRDVLGLFIGALCVLAIAVFRLPLLPTLLTLAPLSIVLRSRQAS; encoded by the coding sequence ATGGACGCCATCCCCGCCGCGCAAACCACCAAGCATGTCGCACCTGATGTCGGCGAGTTGTTCACGGGCTTCTTCATCCTCGGACTGACCGGCTTCGGCGGCGTGCTGCCGCTGGCGCGCCACATGATGGTGGAGAAGCGTGGCTGGCTCACCGGCGCGGAGTTCACCGACCTGCTCGGGCTGTGCCAGTTCCTGCCCGGCGGCAACATCATCAACATGTCGGTCGCGGTCGGGCTGAAGTTTCGCGGCATTCCCGGCGCATTCGCGGCGATCCTCGGCCTGATCGCGGTGCCGACCGCGGTCGTGATCGGCCTAGGTGTGATCTATGGCCGCTTCGCCGACGACCCGGTCGTCCGCCATCTGTTCGGCGGTCTCGCCGCCGCGGCAGCCGGGCTGCTGATTTCCACCGCGATCAAGATCGCCTGGCCGCTGCGGCGCGATGTGCTCGGCCTGTTCATCGGCGCGCTCTGCGTGCTGGCGATCGCCGTGTTCCGCTTGCCGCTGCTGCCGACCCTGCTGACGCTGGCGCCGCTCAGCATTGTCCTCAGGTCGCGGCAGGCGTCATGA
- a CDS encoding chromate transporter, with product MSATLVTLALIFAELSLLAFGGGNTILPEMQRQVVDVHHWMTAQGFGALFALAQAAPGPNMMVVPLVGWHVAGFSGVLVTSLAKFGPSSLVTGFALRLWERFKDRPWRRTVQAGLVPVTAGLVTASAIVITQASASSWGTILIAAMVAIATTTTRIHPLVALAAGAVLGLSGIGQP from the coding sequence ATGAGCGCAACCCTCGTCACGCTCGCGCTGATCTTCGCCGAGCTCTCGCTGCTCGCCTTTGGCGGCGGCAACACCATCCTGCCGGAGATGCAGCGTCAGGTGGTCGACGTCCATCACTGGATGACGGCGCAGGGATTCGGCGCGCTGTTCGCGCTGGCGCAGGCAGCACCCGGGCCGAACATGATGGTGGTGCCGCTGGTCGGCTGGCATGTCGCGGGCTTCTCCGGCGTGCTGGTGACGTCGCTCGCCAAGTTTGGGCCGTCGTCGCTGGTGACGGGCTTCGCGCTGCGGCTCTGGGAACGCTTCAAGGACCGGCCCTGGCGCCGCACCGTGCAGGCCGGGCTGGTTCCGGTCACCGCCGGGCTCGTCACCGCCAGCGCCATCGTCATCACCCAGGCATCGGCCTCGAGCTGGGGCACCATCCTGATCGCGGCAATGGTCGCGATCGCTACCACCACGACCCGCATCCATCCGCTTGTCGCGCTTGCCGCCGGCGCCGTGCTCGGCCTGTCCGGCATCGGACAGCCCTGA
- the rnk gene encoding nucleoside diphosphate kinase regulator, producing MTRTIQSSFTAPALPPIVITASEAHRLSALADSSMAVFPRVAQFLARETDRAQLVADDADLHDVVRMGSLVRYRDDETGDVREVVLVYPHEADIALRRISVLTPVGAALIGLSVGQTIDFQTPSQQTRSVTILAVTHEG from the coding sequence ATGACCCGAACCATTCAGAGCAGCTTTACCGCCCCGGCATTGCCGCCGATCGTGATCACCGCGAGCGAGGCGCATCGCCTCAGCGCGCTGGCCGATTCCAGCATGGCGGTGTTTCCCCGCGTCGCCCAGTTCCTTGCACGCGAGACGGACCGCGCCCAGCTGGTCGCCGACGATGCCGATCTGCATGACGTGGTCCGCATGGGCTCGCTTGTCCGCTACCGCGACGACGAAACCGGCGACGTCAGGGAGGTCGTGCTCGTCTACCCGCACGAAGCCGACATCGCGCTGCGACGCATCTCGGTGCTGACGCCGGTCGGTGCCGCGCTGATCGGATTGTCGGTCGGCCAGACGATCGATTTTCAGACGCCCAGCCAGCAGACGCGTTCGGTCACGATCCTTGCCGTGACACATGAGGGCTAG
- a CDS encoding ketopantoate reductase family protein: MARNILILGASYGSLLGTKLLMAGHNVSLVCRKNTADLINREGTEVRIKLRDEKEHRSIFSRDLPGKLDAVTPADVDVSRYDMVGLAMQEPQYTNHTVRVLMIKIAAAKLPCLSIMNMPPLPYLKRIPALAGMDLEEAYTNAQVWERFEPGLVTLCSPDPQAFRPPEEKANVLHVGLPTNFKASAFADDKHNKVLRELEADIDAVTLDGQDVPVKLKVFDSLFVPLAKWSMLLTGNYRCITPTEPQSIRDAVHGDLKRSQAIYDHVDAIARKLGADPADQVPFAKYAKAAESLLKPSSAARAVAAGAPFIERVDLLVKLISHQLGTPSTEIDRTVETVDQKLNEKIVQGGSGAE; the protein is encoded by the coding sequence ATGGCGCGCAACATTCTGATTTTGGGAGCTTCCTACGGCTCCCTGCTGGGGACCAAGCTGCTGATGGCGGGTCACAACGTGTCCCTGGTGTGCCGGAAGAACACCGCCGACCTGATCAACCGCGAAGGCACCGAGGTGCGGATCAAGCTGCGCGACGAGAAGGAGCACCGCTCGATCTTCTCGCGCGATCTGCCGGGCAAGCTCGACGCCGTCACGCCCGCCGATGTCGACGTCTCGCGCTACGACATGGTCGGCCTTGCGATGCAGGAGCCGCAATACACCAACCACACGGTTCGCGTGCTGATGATCAAGATCGCGGCGGCGAAGTTGCCCTGCCTGTCGATCATGAACATGCCGCCGCTGCCGTATCTGAAACGGATTCCCGCGCTCGCCGGCATGGACCTCGAGGAGGCCTACACCAACGCGCAGGTGTGGGAGCGCTTCGAGCCGGGCCTCGTCACGCTGTGCTCGCCCGATCCGCAGGCCTTCCGTCCCCCGGAGGAGAAGGCCAATGTGCTGCATGTCGGCTTGCCGACCAACTTCAAGGCCTCCGCCTTCGCCGACGACAAGCACAACAAGGTGCTGCGCGAGCTCGAAGCCGACATCGACGCCGTGACGCTCGACGGCCAGGACGTTCCGGTGAAGCTGAAGGTGTTCGATTCGCTGTTCGTACCGCTGGCCAAGTGGTCGATGCTGCTGACCGGCAATTATCGCTGCATCACGCCGACGGAGCCGCAGTCGATCCGCGACGCCGTGCATGGCGACCTCAAGCGCTCGCAGGCGATCTATGATCATGTCGACGCCATCGCGCGCAAGCTCGGCGCCGATCCCGCGGATCAGGTGCCGTTCGCGAAATACGCCAAGGCGGCGGAAAGCCTGCTCAAGCCGTCATCGGCGGCCCGCGCGGTTGCCGCCGGCGCGCCGTTCATCGAGCGCGTCGACCTGCTGGTGAAGCTGATTTCGCACCAGCTCGGCACGCCGAGCACCGAGATCGACCGCACGGTCGAGACCGTCGATCAGAAGCTGAACGAGAAGATCGTGCAGGGCGGCTCCGGCGCGGAGTGA
- a CDS encoding TetR/AcrR family transcriptional regulator — MQVAADPTDRAEEILVSASRLFARHSYANVTMEQVAASVQAVPGALYHYFRDKEDLIFHCYLRGLAIYRHEIEAAAEPGIDGLEIIRRFVRGRLRPEGQRMILFSDIDALAAPYSSEVHAKRWQNAALLADILDRGVADGSIACDEPQLTAVALISILDWVPFWLSERDYYTRQQAIDAIDDIITHGVYRREIALPKMPEPLSLAPFLEARAALNKRAAKFDRMLSIASDSFNRRGASGTSLESIAVDAGMTRAGIYYHFSEKESLLLACLRRGLAGEVSIREHLQEHSLGAFDHIVQRIRLLLMLHDTPCGPKATYHNINYLNDDDRKAYVGDVLATIRQDQNSYQRWIEEGRFRRIDTYFAERILTGMGHWYPIWFKTRRDWSPAEIADHFARLFLAGLKPRRHPG, encoded by the coding sequence TTGCAAGTCGCCGCCGACCCGACGGATCGGGCTGAAGAAATCCTCGTCTCAGCTTCCCGGCTGTTTGCCCGCCACTCCTATGCCAACGTGACGATGGAGCAGGTCGCAGCATCGGTGCAGGCCGTGCCGGGCGCGCTGTACCACTATTTCCGCGACAAGGAAGATCTCATCTTCCACTGTTATCTGCGCGGCCTTGCGATCTACCGCCACGAAATCGAGGCGGCCGCCGAGCCCGGCATCGACGGGCTCGAGATCATCAGACGCTTCGTGCGCGGCAGGCTGAGGCCCGAAGGCCAGCGCATGATCCTGTTCAGCGATATCGATGCGCTGGCCGCGCCCTACAGCAGCGAGGTCCATGCCAAGCGCTGGCAGAACGCCGCGCTGCTGGCGGACATCCTCGATCGGGGCGTGGCGGACGGCTCGATCGCCTGCGACGAGCCACAGCTCACGGCGGTGGCGCTGATCTCCATCCTGGACTGGGTTCCGTTCTGGCTGTCCGAACGCGACTACTACACGCGGCAACAGGCGATCGATGCCATCGACGACATCATCACGCATGGCGTCTATCGACGCGAGATCGCGCTTCCCAAAATGCCCGAGCCGCTCAGCCTCGCGCCGTTCCTCGAGGCTCGCGCAGCGTTGAACAAGCGGGCCGCCAAGTTCGACAGGATGCTGTCGATCGCCTCGGACAGCTTCAACCGGAGGGGCGCCTCGGGCACGTCGCTCGAGAGCATCGCCGTGGATGCGGGCATGACCCGCGCCGGCATCTATTATCATTTCAGCGAAAAGGAGAGCCTGCTGCTGGCCTGCCTGCGACGCGGGCTTGCCGGCGAGGTCAGCATTCGCGAGCATCTGCAAGAGCACAGCCTTGGGGCATTCGATCATATCGTGCAGCGAATCCGCCTGCTGTTGATGCTGCACGACACGCCCTGCGGCCCAAAAGCGACCTACCACAACATCAACTATCTCAACGACGATGACCGGAAAGCCTATGTCGGAGACGTGCTGGCGACGATCCGGCAAGACCAGAACAGCTATCAGCGCTGGATCGAGGAGGGCCGTTTCCGCCGCATCGATACCTATTTCGCAGAGCGCATTCTCACCGGAATGGGCCACTGGTATCCGATCTGGTTCAAGACCAGGCGTGACTGGTCTCCAGCCGAGATCGCCGATCATTTCGCGCGGCTCTTCCTCGCGGGCCTCAAGCCGCGCCGACATCCGGGCTAG
- a CDS encoding branched-chain amino acid ABC transporter substrate-binding protein, with product MHRLIVAAAAALTVLGGAASAQESIKIGYIDPLSGGGASVGEGGLKTFQYLADELNAKGGILGHKVEIVPLDNKTNPQESLVQAQKAVDAGVHYITQGNGSSVGAALEDFVTKHNSRNPGKEVLYFNYAAVDPAMTNEKCSYWHFRWDANSDIKMEALTNYMKGQPSIKKVYLINMDYSFGQSVRTTARKMLGEKRPDIQVVGDELHPMLKVTDFSPYIAKIKASGADTVVTGNWGQDFALLLKAAADAGLKVNWYTYYAGGAGGPTAIKQAGLEGQVFQISEGVPNSGNKAAMDFEKDFRAKTGISVWYPRAVNEMRMFKAAAEKANSIDPVKVAAALEGMKFEVFDGGEGFIRKDDHQFFQPIYISSFGSLADKTKEPFDEENTGWGWRIVSKIDTAQTMLPTTCNMKRP from the coding sequence ATGCATAGGCTGATCGTTGCCGCCGCGGCAGCGCTGACGGTGTTGGGAGGCGCGGCGTCCGCGCAGGAATCCATCAAGATCGGCTATATCGATCCGCTCTCCGGCGGCGGCGCCAGCGTTGGCGAAGGCGGCCTGAAGACGTTTCAGTATCTCGCCGACGAGTTGAACGCCAAGGGCGGCATCCTCGGCCACAAGGTCGAGATCGTCCCGCTCGACAACAAGACCAATCCGCAGGAAAGCCTGGTGCAGGCGCAGAAGGCGGTCGACGCCGGCGTCCACTACATCACCCAGGGCAACGGCTCGTCGGTCGGCGCGGCGCTGGAAGATTTCGTCACCAAGCACAATTCGCGCAACCCCGGCAAGGAAGTGCTCTACTTCAACTACGCCGCGGTCGATCCGGCGATGACCAACGAGAAGTGCAGCTACTGGCATTTCCGCTGGGATGCGAACTCGGACATCAAGATGGAAGCGCTGACCAACTACATGAAGGGCCAGCCGTCCATCAAGAAGGTCTATCTGATCAACATGGACTATTCGTTCGGCCAGTCGGTGCGCACCACAGCGCGCAAGATGCTGGGCGAAAAGCGGCCGGATATCCAGGTCGTCGGCGACGAACTGCACCCGATGCTCAAGGTCACCGACTTCTCGCCCTACATCGCCAAGATCAAGGCGTCCGGCGCCGACACTGTCGTGACCGGCAACTGGGGCCAGGACTTCGCGCTGCTGCTGAAGGCGGCGGCTGACGCCGGCCTCAAGGTCAACTGGTACACCTACTATGCCGGCGGCGCCGGCGGACCGACCGCGATCAAGCAGGCCGGCCTCGAGGGCCAGGTGTTCCAGATCAGCGAAGGCGTCCCGAACTCCGGCAACAAGGCGGCGATGGATTTCGAGAAGGACTTCCGCGCCAAGACCGGCATTTCCGTGTGGTATCCGCGCGCGGTCAACGAGATGCGGATGTTCAAGGCGGCCGCCGAGAAGGCCAATTCGATCGATCCGGTGAAAGTCGCGGCCGCGCTCGAAGGCATGAAGTTCGAAGTGTTCGACGGCGGCGAGGGCTTCATCCGCAAGGACGACCACCAGTTCTTCCAGCCGATCTACATCTCCTCGTTCGGCTCGCTGGCCGACAAGACCAAGGAGCCGTTCGACGAGGAAAACACCGGCTGGGGCTGGCGCATCGTGTCCAAGATCGACACCGCGCAGACGATGCTTCCGACCACCTGCAACATGAAGCGGCCCTGA
- a CDS encoding branched-chain amino acid ABC transporter permease: MAELIVISTLNGVLFGMLLFLLSSGLTVIFSMMGVLNFAHASFYMLGAFFGFQLTRWIGFWPALVLAPLLVGAVGMAVERYGLRNTHKHGHVAELLLTFGLAFAIEEIVSMIWGKSPVDYRVPAALDFPAFTVFSTNYPAYKIFMLVISVVIFIALLVTLKKTRVGLIVQAALTHPSMVGHLGHNVGRVFMLVFGVGSALAGLAGVIAGPSLVTQSDMAALLGPILFVVIVFGGLGSLPGAFIASLLIGLIQTFAVALNGSLASVFGPLDPSLGPSPLTDIWNVTIAQIAPILPYVLLVLVLIFRPMGLLGTRES; this comes from the coding sequence GTGGCTGAGCTGATCGTCATCTCGACGCTCAACGGCGTCCTGTTCGGCATGCTGCTGTTCCTGTTGTCCAGCGGGCTCACCGTCATCTTCAGCATGATGGGCGTGCTGAACTTCGCGCATGCCAGCTTCTACATGCTCGGCGCGTTTTTCGGCTTTCAGCTCACCCGCTGGATCGGATTCTGGCCTGCCCTGGTGCTGGCGCCGCTGCTGGTCGGCGCGGTCGGCATGGCGGTCGAGCGCTACGGCCTGCGCAACACCCACAAGCACGGCCATGTCGCCGAACTGCTGCTGACCTTCGGACTGGCGTTCGCGATCGAAGAGATCGTCTCGATGATCTGGGGCAAGAGCCCGGTCGACTACCGCGTCCCGGCGGCGCTCGACTTCCCCGCCTTCACCGTGTTCTCCACCAACTACCCGGCCTACAAGATCTTCATGCTGGTGATCTCGGTCGTGATCTTCATCGCACTGCTGGTCACCTTGAAGAAGACGCGCGTCGGCCTGATCGTGCAGGCCGCGCTGACCCATCCGAGCATGGTCGGCCATCTCGGCCACAATGTCGGACGCGTGTTCATGCTGGTGTTCGGCGTCGGCAGCGCGCTCGCGGGCCTCGCCGGCGTCATCGCCGGTCCCTCGCTGGTGACGCAATCCGACATGGCCGCGCTGCTCGGTCCGATCCTGTTCGTCGTCATCGTGTTCGGCGGGCTCGGCTCGCTGCCCGGCGCCTTCATCGCATCGCTCCTGATCGGCCTGATCCAGACCTTTGCAGTCGCGCTGAACGGGTCGCTCGCCAGCGTATTCGGCCCGCTCGATCCGAGCCTCGGTCCCTCGCCGCTCACCGACATCTGGAACGTCACGATCGCGCAGATCGCGCCGATCCTGCCTTACGTGCTGCTGGTGCTGGTCCTGATCTTCCGCCCCATGGGCCTGTTGGGGACGCGCGAGTCATGA
- a CDS encoding branched-chain amino acid ABC transporter permease, which yields MTNASTPSIAAAKQEPGSALSFYAVWLLAAITLVVLPLVFGAGGSLTSFCLIGIAIIFALSYNILLGQTGLLSFGHAVQYGLGGFLAVHVMNAVASHNWPIPLPVIPLVGGIGGMAFALLVGWVMTKRAGTVFAMISLGIGELVASSSLILRSVFGGESGITTDRTSLMPMFGWTFGPQIQVYYLIAFWVMVSAIAMYALTRTPLGRICNAVRDNPERVEFIGYDPHVVRYLAYMFAGFFAGIAGGLTAINFEIANSAYLGATQSGLVLFSAFIGGTAYFFGPILGAILVTYLQLGLTSVTSVWQLYFGIIFIGIVMFAPGGIAGILMKHRPLIRAGTLSTVIPSYLVAAIPTLALALGVILTIETVARFSGGEPINLLGIPFVATAPTTWATAAVLLVGGFLVARITWRRVAEAWDRAATVARDRGYLA from the coding sequence ATGACCAACGCTTCCACGCCCTCCATCGCTGCGGCCAAGCAGGAGCCCGGCAGCGCCCTGAGCTTCTATGCCGTCTGGCTGCTCGCAGCCATAACGCTCGTCGTGCTGCCGCTGGTGTTCGGCGCCGGCGGCTCGCTGACCTCGTTCTGCCTGATCGGCATCGCGATCATCTTTGCGCTGTCCTACAACATCCTGCTCGGCCAGACCGGGCTGCTGTCGTTCGGACACGCCGTGCAGTACGGCCTCGGCGGCTTCCTCGCCGTGCACGTCATGAATGCGGTCGCCAGCCACAACTGGCCGATCCCGCTGCCGGTGATCCCGCTGGTCGGCGGCATCGGCGGCATGGCGTTCGCCCTCCTCGTCGGCTGGGTGATGACCAAGCGCGCCGGCACCGTGTTCGCGATGATCTCGCTCGGCATCGGCGAACTGGTCGCCTCGTCGTCGCTGATCCTGCGCAGCGTGTTCGGCGGCGAGTCCGGCATCACCACCGACCGCACCTCGCTGATGCCGATGTTCGGCTGGACCTTCGGGCCGCAGATCCAGGTCTATTACCTGATCGCGTTCTGGGTGATGGTGTCGGCAATCGCGATGTATGCGCTGACCCGCACGCCGCTCGGGCGGATCTGCAACGCGGTGCGCGACAATCCGGAACGCGTCGAGTTCATCGGCTACGATCCGCATGTGGTGCGCTACCTCGCCTACATGTTCGCCGGCTTCTTTGCCGGCATCGCCGGCGGGCTGACCGCGATCAACTTCGAGATCGCCAATTCGGCCTATCTCGGCGCGACGCAATCGGGCCTCGTGCTGTTCTCCGCGTTCATCGGCGGCACCGCCTATTTCTTCGGTCCGATCCTCGGCGCCATCCTGGTGACCTATCTGCAGCTCGGGCTGACCAGCGTCACCTCGGTCTGGCAGCTCTATTTCGGCATCATCTTCATCGGCATCGTGATGTTCGCGCCCGGCGGCATCGCCGGCATCCTGATGAAGCACCGTCCGCTGATCCGCGCCGGGACCCTCAGCACCGTGATCCCGTCCTATCTGGTCGCGGCGATCCCGACGCTGGCGCTGGCGCTCGGCGTCATCCTGACCATCGAGACCGTTGCGCGCTTCTCGGGCGGCGAGCCGATCAATCTGCTCGGCATCCCGTTCGTCGCGACGGCGCCGACGACCTGGGCGACCGCGGCGGTTCTGCTCGTCGGCGGCTTCCTGGTCGCACGCATCACCTGGCGGCGCGTCGCGGAAGCCTGGGACCGCGCCGCGACGGTGGCCCGTGACCGGGGGTATCTCGCATGA